The following proteins are co-located in the Fructilactobacillus carniphilus genome:
- the abc-f gene encoding ribosomal protection-like ABC-F family protein has product MIILQAQHLTKRFNGTPIFDDLNLTIDDHSHIGLVGQNGAGKSTLLKLLVDPKTASDGHVTIKQGLSIGYLPQNTGLHSDRTIEAELELPFARLIKMETRIHELETEMSQPAVIADPEKLAAISKTYDQLQADFKRDNGYGYHAEIRTVMSAFGFSTADQNRPINELSGGQQTRVALAKLLLEKPDLLILDEPTNHIDMETTAWLENFLKSYSGALLVVSHDRYFLDQVVNEIYDLENGRLTHYSGNYSFFVKEKQHQLEIAAKKYEKQQHQIKKDEEFIQKNMVRASTTKRAQSRQKQLAKIERVEKPHPQHATARFQFHPNRKSGEVVLDVEKLGIGYQTELSYPIDFHLKRGQRVAIFGPNGVGKSTLLKTIVGEIPPLRGTINFGTGVQIGYYDQQQARLHPEKDVLHELWDDYPTTPEREIRSILGSFLFSGNAVEKQVANLSGGERARLLLTKLSMQHDNFLILDEPTNHLDVDSINVLEKALLEFQGTILFVSHDRYFINQLATHIVELSADGSTTYMGNYDYYTAKKAEEAEIAAHEQSEAAPAPSEPVSEKKQQFQRQKDVQRQRRKLERSVQDLEKQLGQLEEQVTQVQTDMTQPENYQDPERSQQLQEQLHQLQSEQQRVENEWETASVDLEELNEA; this is encoded by the coding sequence ATGATTATTTTACAGGCACAACACCTGACCAAACGCTTTAACGGGACGCCCATTTTTGACGACCTTAATTTAACCATCGATGATCACAGTCATATCGGACTCGTAGGTCAAAACGGGGCAGGAAAATCAACCTTATTAAAGCTACTGGTTGATCCTAAAACCGCTAGTGATGGACACGTAACGATTAAACAAGGACTGTCAATTGGGTACCTCCCCCAAAATACAGGGTTACATTCTGACCGGACCATTGAGGCCGAATTAGAACTCCCCTTTGCACGTTTAATTAAAATGGAAACTCGAATTCACGAATTAGAAACCGAAATGAGTCAACCAGCGGTCATTGCTGATCCTGAGAAACTGGCGGCCATTTCCAAAACCTACGATCAATTACAAGCAGATTTCAAGCGCGACAATGGCTATGGCTATCACGCTGAAATTCGAACCGTCATGAGTGCTTTTGGGTTTTCAACTGCTGACCAAAACCGACCGATTAATGAACTTTCCGGAGGTCAACAAACTCGGGTGGCCCTGGCAAAACTGCTATTAGAAAAACCAGACCTTCTGATTCTCGACGAACCGACCAACCACATTGACATGGAGACCACGGCCTGGCTTGAAAACTTTCTCAAGTCTTATAGTGGCGCCCTGTTGGTGGTTTCCCATGATCGGTACTTCTTGGATCAAGTGGTTAATGAAATTTACGACCTCGAAAACGGCCGGTTGACCCACTACTCGGGAAACTATAGCTTTTTTGTAAAGGAAAAACAGCACCAGTTAGAGATTGCCGCCAAGAAATACGAAAAACAACAGCACCAAATCAAAAAAGACGAGGAGTTCATCCAAAAAAACATGGTCCGCGCTTCGACCACCAAACGAGCTCAATCCCGCCAAAAGCAATTGGCAAAAATCGAACGGGTTGAAAAACCGCATCCCCAACATGCGACCGCCCGCTTCCAATTCCATCCGAACCGTAAAAGTGGTGAGGTCGTGCTCGACGTAGAAAAGCTGGGCATCGGCTACCAAACAGAACTTAGTTACCCCATCGACTTCCACTTAAAACGCGGTCAACGGGTCGCCATCTTTGGACCTAACGGAGTCGGAAAATCCACGCTATTAAAAACAATTGTGGGTGAAATTCCCCCACTGCGAGGAACCATCAACTTTGGCACTGGCGTCCAAATCGGGTACTACGACCAACAACAGGCCCGCCTGCATCCTGAAAAAGACGTGCTTCATGAACTTTGGGATGACTATCCGACCACGCCAGAACGAGAAATTCGCTCCATCTTAGGCAGTTTTCTTTTTAGTGGGAATGCGGTCGAAAAACAGGTTGCCAACCTTTCTGGTGGGGAACGAGCCCGGTTGCTATTGACTAAACTTTCGATGCAACACGATAACTTCCTAATTCTGGACGAACCAACCAATCACCTCGACGTTGACAGCATCAACGTTTTGGAAAAGGCCCTGTTGGAATTTCAGGGTACGATTCTCTTTGTCTCTCACGACCGGTACTTTATCAATCAATTAGCGACCCACATCGTGGAATTGAGTGCGGATGGCTCCACCACCTACATGGGGAACTATGATTACTACACGGCTAAAAAAGCAGAAGAAGCAGAAATTGCGGCTCACGAACAGTCAGAAGCAGCTCCCGCGCCCAGCGAGCCGGTTTCAGAAAAAAAGCAACAGTTCCAACGCCAAAAGGACGTCCAACGCCAACGCCGCAAATTAGAACGATCCGTACAGGACTTAGAAAAACAACTGGGTCAGCTAGAGGAACAAGTAACTCAGGTTCAAACTGACATGACCCAGCCGGAAAACTACCAAGATCCAGAACGGAGTCAACAGCTCCAGGAACAACTCCACCAACTCCAATCCGAACAACAACGAGTGGAAAATGAGTGGGAAACCGCGAGTGTGGATCTCGAAGAACTTAACGAAGCTTAA